The following coding sequences lie in one Cronobacter universalis NCTC 9529 genomic window:
- the bioD gene encoding dethiobiotin synthase: MLKRVFITGTDTAVGKTVVSRALLQALAATGKRVVGYKPVAKGSKITPEGLRNKDALVLQSVSTLTLPYEAINPIAFSEEESSVAHSCAINYSLLSNGLAQLCEQADHVVVEGTGGWRSLMNDLRPLSDWVVQEQLPVLMVVGIQEGCLNHALLTAQAIASDGLPLVGWVANRINPGLAHYAEIIEVLSQKLPAPLIGELPYLPRAEQRDLAKWVDVTRLGASDPLRAVV, encoded by the coding sequence ATGCTTAAGCGCGTCTTTATTACCGGTACAGATACCGCCGTCGGGAAAACGGTGGTGTCCCGCGCCCTGTTGCAGGCGCTGGCCGCCACCGGCAAACGCGTGGTGGGCTATAAGCCGGTGGCGAAAGGCAGCAAAATCACGCCGGAGGGGCTGCGCAACAAAGATGCCCTGGTGCTGCAAAGCGTGTCCACCCTGACGCTGCCGTATGAGGCCATCAATCCCATCGCATTCAGCGAAGAAGAGAGCAGCGTGGCGCACAGCTGCGCCATTAACTATTCGCTGCTGTCAAACGGCCTCGCGCAGCTGTGCGAACAGGCGGATCACGTCGTGGTGGAAGGCACCGGCGGCTGGCGCAGCCTGATGAACGATTTACGCCCGCTCTCCGACTGGGTGGTGCAGGAGCAATTACCGGTGCTGATGGTGGTCGGCATTCAGGAAGGGTGTCTGAACCATGCGCTGTTGACCGCCCAGGCGATTGCCAGCGACGGTCTGCCGCTGGTGGGCTGGGTGGCGAACCGTATTAATCCGGGGCTGGCGCATTACGCGGAAATTATCGAGGTGTTAAGCCAGAAATTGCCTGCGCCGTTGATAGGCGAATTGCCGTACCTGCCGCGCGCCGAACAGCGCGATTTAGCGAAGTGGGTGGATGTCACGCGCCTGGGCGCGTCCGATCCGTTGCGCGCTGTGGTGTGA
- the osmX gene encoding osmoprotectant ABC transporter substrate-binding protein OsmX: MTLLNRWLTIAAAGLLLATTAARAAPLVLTTKSFTEQHILSAMTVLYLQKKGFQVEPRTNIATVISRNAMINKQVDMTWEYTGTSLIIFNHINKRMTPEETYNTVKKLDAKLGLVWLKPASMNNTYAFAMQRKRAEEEHISTMSQLAEKIEQVRKTDPDNNWMLALDLEFYGRSDGMKPLQQAYNMPLDRPQIRQMDPGLVYNAIRDGFVDAGLVYATDGRVKGFDLKVLEDDKGFFPSYAVTPVVRKDTLAANPGLEEALNTISGLMDNETITTLNAKVDIDHQTPQQVARDFLRDKGLL, encoded by the coding sequence ATGACCCTGCTGAATCGCTGGCTGACCATTGCAGCCGCAGGTCTGCTGCTGGCTACAACCGCCGCTCGCGCAGCACCGCTGGTGCTCACCACCAAGAGCTTTACCGAGCAACATATTCTCTCCGCCATGACGGTGCTGTACCTGCAAAAGAAAGGCTTTCAGGTGGAGCCGCGCACCAATATCGCCACGGTGATTTCGCGCAACGCCATGATCAACAAACAGGTGGACATGACCTGGGAGTACACCGGCACCTCGCTCATTATCTTCAACCATATCAACAAGCGGATGACGCCCGAGGAAACCTATAACACGGTGAAAAAGCTCGACGCGAAGCTCGGGCTGGTGTGGCTGAAACCCGCCAGCATGAACAACACCTATGCATTCGCGATGCAGCGCAAACGCGCCGAAGAGGAGCATATTTCGACGATGTCGCAACTGGCGGAGAAAATCGAACAGGTGCGCAAAACCGACCCGGATAACAACTGGATGCTGGCGCTCGACCTGGAGTTTTACGGGCGCAGCGACGGCATGAAGCCGCTGCAACAGGCGTACAACATGCCGCTCGACCGCCCGCAGATCCGCCAGATGGACCCGGGGCTGGTCTATAACGCCATCCGCGACGGCTTTGTGGACGCAGGCCTGGTCTACGCCACCGACGGGCGCGTGAAAGGCTTCGATCTAAAAGTGCTGGAGGATGATAAGGGCTTTTTCCCGAGCTACGCCGTTACGCCGGTCGTGCGCAAGGATACGCTGGCGGCGAATCCGGGGCTTGAGGAGGCGCTGAATACGATCTCCGGCCTGATGGACAACGAGACCATCACCACGCTTAACGCGAAGGTGGATATCGATCACCAGACGCCGCAGCAGGTCGCCCGCGACTTCCTGCGCGACAAAGGTCTGCTTTAA
- a CDS encoding LysR family transcriptional regulator, whose product MNIELRHLRYFVAVAEELHFGRAAARLNISQPPLSQQIQALEAQTGARLLARTNRSVTLTAAGRQFLADSRQILSEVEAAAVRAARLHNGETGELRIGFTSSAPFIRAISDTLSVFRRRYPDVHLQTLEINTRSQIAPLTEGRLDVGLMRNTPLPETLAWQLVLREPLLALIPCDHPLAAREAVSLSELAGEPFVFFDPHVGTGLYDDILGLLHRYGVQPRITQEVGEAMTIIGLVAAGLGVSILPASFQRVRLEEMRWVKLREPDAISEMWLVWARHQEQSAAAQRFISLLNGAAQWPETAANPRKNVR is encoded by the coding sequence ATGAATATCGAACTGCGTCATCTTCGCTATTTCGTGGCGGTGGCGGAAGAGCTGCATTTCGGCCGCGCCGCCGCCCGGCTGAACATCTCCCAGCCGCCGCTGAGCCAGCAGATCCAGGCGCTGGAAGCCCAGACCGGCGCGCGGCTGCTGGCCCGCACCAACCGTAGCGTCACGCTCACGGCGGCGGGCCGGCAGTTTCTCGCCGACAGCCGCCAGATTTTAAGCGAAGTGGAAGCCGCGGCGGTGCGCGCCGCGAGGCTGCATAACGGCGAGACCGGCGAACTGCGCATCGGTTTTACCTCGTCGGCGCCGTTTATCCGCGCCATTTCCGACACGCTTTCCGTGTTTCGCCGTCGCTACCCGGATGTGCATTTGCAAACGCTTGAGATCAACACCCGCTCGCAGATAGCGCCGCTGACTGAAGGGCGGCTCGATGTGGGGCTGATGCGCAATACGCCGCTGCCGGAGACGCTCGCCTGGCAACTGGTGCTGCGCGAGCCGCTGCTGGCGCTGATCCCCTGCGATCACCCGCTCGCCGCGCGCGAGGCGGTGTCGCTGAGCGAGCTGGCGGGCGAGCCGTTCGTCTTTTTCGACCCGCACGTCGGCACCGGGCTGTATGACGATATTCTCGGGCTGTTGCATCGTTACGGCGTGCAGCCGCGCATTACGCAGGAGGTGGGCGAGGCGATGACGATTATCGGGCTGGTGGCGGCGGGGCTCGGCGTGTCGATTCTTCCGGCCTCGTTTCAGCGCGTGCGGTTAGAGGAAATGCGCTGGGTAAAACTGCGCGAGCCGGATGCAATTTCAGAAATGTGGCTGGTCTGGGCGCGGCATCAGGAGCAAAGCGCCGCGGCACAGCGTTTCATTTCCCTGCTTAACGGCGCCGCGCAATGGCCGGAAACGGCGGCGAATCCCCGTAAAAATGTGCGGTAA
- a CDS encoding trypsin-like serine peptidase, giving the protein MRKTVFLLLGSLLLPVFITHADEGDDASETASDVQTLFFNHDDRTPVPDPAASPWDAIGQLETESGNLCTATLISPHLALTAGHCLLSPPDGTPDRAVALRFVSHKGAWRYEIHSIEGRVSPSLGHKLKADGEGWIVPSSAAPEDFGLIILRNPPSGLTPLPLFEGDRAALNRALKATGRRVTQSGYPEDHLDALYSHQDCLITGWAQRNVLAHQCDTLPGDSGSPLMLRTDAGWQLIGVQSSAPAAKDRWRADNRAISVTGFRERLEALASE; this is encoded by the coding sequence ATGCGCAAAACCGTTTTCTTGTTACTGGGATCGCTACTATTACCCGTTTTTATTACGCACGCCGACGAGGGCGATGACGCGTCCGAGACCGCAAGCGACGTTCAGACCCTCTTTTTCAATCATGATGACCGCACGCCCGTACCGGACCCGGCCGCGTCCCCGTGGGACGCCATCGGCCAGCTCGAAACCGAGAGCGGCAACCTGTGCACCGCCACGCTTATCTCGCCGCACCTGGCGCTGACCGCCGGGCATTGTTTGCTCTCCCCGCCCGACGGCACGCCGGATCGCGCGGTGGCGCTGCGTTTTGTGTCTCATAAAGGGGCCTGGCGCTACGAAATTCACAGCATCGAAGGACGCGTGTCGCCGTCGCTCGGGCATAAGCTGAAAGCCGACGGCGAAGGCTGGATTGTGCCGTCGTCCGCCGCGCCGGAAGATTTCGGGCTGATTATTCTGCGTAACCCGCCGTCGGGCCTGACGCCGCTGCCGCTGTTCGAAGGCGATCGCGCGGCCCTGAACCGCGCCCTGAAAGCCACGGGCCGGCGCGTGACGCAGTCCGGCTACCCGGAAGATCATCTCGACGCGCTCTACAGCCATCAGGATTGCCTTATCACCGGCTGGGCGCAGCGTAACGTGCTGGCGCACCAGTGCGACACGCTGCCGGGCGACAGCGGCTCGCCGCTGATGCTGCGCACCGACGCCGGCTGGCAGCTGATTGGCGTGCAGAGCTCGGCGCCCGCCGCCAAAGATCGCTGGCGCGCCGATAACCGCGCGATTTCGGTCACCGGTTTTCGCGAGCGCCTCGAAGCGCTGGCGAGCGAATAA
- the osmW gene encoding osmoprotectant ABC transporter permease OsmW, which produces MDTIHYMIDNAGFLASLTFQHLWLVLLAVGFAIVIGVPLGILIVRHKWLATPVLGLATLVLTIPSIALFGLMIPLFSLIGQGIGALPAITAVFLYSLLPIVRNTHTALDSLPPGLREAGRGIGMTFWQRLRWVEIPMALPVIFGGIRTAVVMNIGVMAIAAVIGAGGLGLLLLNGIGGSDIRMLIAGALMICLLAIILDWLLHRLQVVLTPKGIR; this is translated from the coding sequence ATGGATACCATTCACTATATGATCGATAACGCCGGTTTCCTGGCGAGCCTCACGTTCCAGCACCTGTGGCTGGTGCTGCTGGCGGTGGGCTTCGCGATTGTCATCGGCGTGCCGCTCGGCATTCTGATTGTGCGCCATAAATGGCTCGCCACGCCGGTGCTGGGGCTGGCGACGCTGGTGCTGACCATTCCGTCCATCGCCCTGTTCGGGCTGATGATCCCGCTCTTCTCGCTGATAGGCCAGGGCATTGGCGCCCTGCCCGCCATCACCGCCGTGTTTCTCTATTCGCTGCTGCCGATTGTGCGTAACACCCATACCGCGCTCGACAGCCTGCCGCCGGGGCTGCGCGAAGCCGGTCGCGGTATCGGCATGACGTTCTGGCAGCGCCTGCGCTGGGTGGAAATCCCGATGGCGCTGCCGGTGATTTTCGGCGGCATCCGCACTGCCGTCGTGATGAATATCGGCGTTATGGCGATCGCCGCCGTTATCGGCGCAGGCGGCCTGGGGCTACTGCTGCTTAACGGCATCGGCGGGAGCGACATTCGTATGCTTATCGCCGGTGCGCTGATGATCTGTTTACTGGCCATTATTCTGGACTGGTTACTGCACCGCCTGCAGGTTGTGCTGACGCCGAAGGGGATCCGCTAA
- a CDS encoding ASCH domain-containing protein, which translates to MTVDELQQKYPGARAWGFGDSPHMADELGALVADGAKRASCSDYHAWRQDADPTLPGDYHIILNGAGEPLCVIRTHTLRLVNFCDVTEQLAALEGEGDLSLAYWRNEHEAFFTRAGCFSPDMPLMFEEFGLVERC; encoded by the coding sequence ATGACCGTAGACGAACTGCAACAGAAATATCCCGGCGCGCGGGCCTGGGGCTTTGGCGACTCACCGCACATGGCGGATGAGCTGGGCGCGCTGGTGGCGGACGGCGCCAAACGCGCCAGCTGCAGCGACTATCACGCCTGGCGGCAGGACGCCGACCCGACCCTGCCGGGGGATTACCATATTATCCTCAACGGCGCGGGCGAGCCGCTGTGCGTTATTCGCACCCACACGCTGCGGCTGGTGAACTTCTGCGACGTCACCGAACAGCTCGCCGCCCTGGAAGGCGAAGGCGACTTAAGCCTCGCTTACTGGCGCAATGAGCATGAAGCGTTTTTCACCCGCGCCGGCTGTTTCTCTCCCGACATGCCGCTGATGTTTGAGGAGTTTGGCCTGGTGGAGCGGTGTTGA
- the mdtI gene encoding multidrug/spermidine efflux SMR transporter subunit MdtI, producing the protein MSQVELQHILWLLLAIGLEIIANIWLKFSDGFRRPVYGVASLAAVLAAFSALGQAVEGIDLAVAYALWGGFGIAATVAAGWILFGQRLNRKGWAGLGLLLVGMVIIKLA; encoded by the coding sequence ATGTCGCAGGTTGAGTTACAGCATATTCTCTGGCTGCTGCTGGCGATCGGCCTCGAAATTATCGCCAATATCTGGCTGAAGTTTTCCGACGGTTTTCGCCGTCCGGTGTATGGCGTGGCGTCGCTTGCGGCCGTACTGGCCGCCTTCAGCGCGCTGGGGCAGGCGGTGGAAGGCATCGATCTGGCGGTGGCGTACGCGCTGTGGGGCGGTTTCGGGATCGCCGCGACGGTAGCGGCAGGCTGGATCCTGTTCGGCCAGCGGCTTAACCGCAAAGGCTGGGCCGGGCTTGGGCTGCTGCTGGTGGGGATGGTCATCATCAAGCTGGCGTAA
- a CDS encoding MFS transporter, which yields MSRTTTVSAAPAQAADDAVTAAPATYIKRGTPAFMRVTLALFSAGLATFALLYCVQPILPVLSQEFGVTPAASSISLSVATGMLAVGLLFTGPLSDAIGRKNVMVTALLLASICTLLATMMHSWHGILLMRALIGLSLSGVAAVGMTYLSEEIHPSMVAFSMGLYISGNSIGGMSGRLLTGVITDFFSWRVAMAFIGCFALAAALMFWKILPASRHFRASSLRPRTLLINFRLHWRDDGLPLLFAEGFLLMGAFVTLFNYIGYRLMLSPWHLSQAAVGLLSVAYLTGTWSSPKAGAMTARFGRGPVMLGFTGVMLCGLLLTLFSSLWLIFAGMLLFSAGFFAAHSVASSWIGPRARRAKGQASSLYLFSYYLGSSFAGTLGGLFWHRYGWNGVGGFIALLLVLALLVGGGLHRRVR from the coding sequence GTGAGTCGTACCACTACCGTCAGCGCCGCCCCGGCGCAGGCCGCTGACGATGCCGTTACTGCCGCGCCGGCAACGTACATCAAACGCGGCACGCCCGCTTTTATGCGCGTCACGCTCGCGCTCTTCTCCGCCGGTCTCGCCACGTTCGCCCTGCTTTATTGCGTACAGCCTATTCTGCCGGTGCTGTCGCAGGAATTTGGCGTCACGCCCGCCGCCAGCAGTATTTCGCTCTCGGTCGCCACGGGGATGCTGGCCGTGGGGCTGCTGTTCACCGGGCCGCTGTCCGACGCCATCGGGCGCAAGAATGTGATGGTCACCGCCCTGCTGCTGGCCTCCATCTGCACCCTGCTCGCCACCATGATGCACAGCTGGCACGGCATTCTGCTGATGCGCGCGCTGATTGGGCTGTCGCTGAGCGGCGTGGCGGCCGTCGGCATGACCTATCTTTCCGAGGAGATCCACCCCAGCATGGTGGCGTTCTCGATGGGCCTCTACATCAGCGGCAACTCGATTGGCGGCATGAGCGGCCGTCTGCTCACCGGGGTTATCACCGATTTCTTCAGCTGGCGCGTGGCGATGGCGTTTATCGGCTGCTTTGCGCTCGCGGCGGCATTAATGTTCTGGAAAATCCTTCCGGCCTCTCGTCATTTTCGCGCCTCGTCGCTGCGCCCGCGCACGCTGCTGATTAACTTCCGCCTGCACTGGCGCGACGACGGCCTGCCGCTGCTGTTCGCGGAGGGCTTTCTGCTGATGGGCGCGTTCGTGACGCTGTTTAACTACATTGGCTACCGGCTGATGCTTTCGCCCTGGCATTTAAGCCAGGCGGCGGTGGGCCTGCTGTCGGTCGCGTATCTCACCGGCACCTGGAGCTCGCCGAAAGCGGGCGCGATGACCGCGCGCTTCGGCCGCGGCCCGGTGATGCTCGGCTTTACCGGCGTGATGCTGTGCGGCCTGCTGCTCACCCTGTTCTCGTCGCTGTGGCTGATCTTCGCGGGTATGCTGCTCTTCTCCGCCGGATTCTTCGCCGCCCACTCCGTCGCCAGCAGCTGGATTGGCCCGCGGGCGCGGCGCGCCAAAGGCCAGGCGTCCTCGCTCTATCTGTTCAGCTATTACCTGGGCTCAAGCTTTGCGGGCACGCTCGGCGGGCTGTTCTGGCACCGCTACGGCTGGAACGGCGTCGGCGGGTTTATCGCGCTCCTGCTGGTGCTGGCGCTGCTGGTCGGCGGCGGGCTGCATCGCCGCGTCCGTTAA
- the osmV gene encoding osmoprotectant ABC transporter ATP-binding protein OsmV: MIKLENLTKQFVQKNGQTFNAVDNVNLNVPEGEMCVLLGPSGCGKTTTLKMINRLIAPSGGKIFINGEDTTDLDTVTLRRNIGYVIQQIGLFPNMTIEENITVVPRMLGWDKARCKERATELMAMVALDPKRFLSRYPKEMSGGQQQRIGVIRALAADPPVLLMDEPFGAVDPINREVIQNQFLEMQRQLKKTVMLVSHDIDEALKLGDRIAVFRQGKIIQCASPDELLAKPANEFVGSFVGQDRTLKRLLLIQAGDVTDKQPTITVRTSTPLAEAFALMDDNDMRSVTVVDENEKPLGFVKRREARGATGVCADITHPFRVTGKAEDNLRVVLSRLYEHNTVWMPIVDEDGRYSGEISQDYIADYLSSGRTRRALNIHEG, from the coding sequence ATGATTAAACTCGAAAACCTCACCAAACAGTTTGTGCAGAAGAACGGCCAGACGTTTAACGCCGTCGATAACGTGAACCTGAACGTGCCGGAAGGCGAAATGTGCGTGCTGCTCGGCCCGTCGGGCTGCGGCAAGACCACCACGCTGAAGATGATTAACCGGCTGATAGCGCCCTCCGGCGGCAAGATTTTCATTAACGGCGAAGACACGACCGATCTCGATACCGTCACGCTGCGCCGCAATATCGGCTACGTCATCCAGCAGATTGGCCTGTTCCCGAATATGACGATTGAAGAGAACATCACCGTGGTGCCGCGGATGCTGGGCTGGGATAAAGCGCGCTGCAAGGAACGCGCGACCGAGCTGATGGCGATGGTGGCGCTGGACCCGAAACGCTTCCTGAGCCGCTACCCGAAAGAGATGTCCGGCGGCCAGCAGCAGCGTATCGGCGTTATCCGCGCGCTGGCGGCGGATCCGCCGGTGCTGCTGATGGATGAACCTTTCGGCGCGGTAGACCCGATTAACCGCGAGGTTATCCAGAATCAGTTCCTGGAAATGCAGCGCCAGCTGAAGAAAACGGTGATGCTGGTGAGCCACGATATCGACGAAGCCCTCAAGCTTGGCGACCGCATCGCGGTGTTCCGCCAGGGGAAAATCATTCAGTGCGCCAGCCCAGACGAGCTGCTCGCGAAACCGGCCAACGAGTTTGTCGGCTCTTTCGTCGGCCAGGATCGCACGCTCAAACGCCTGCTGCTGATCCAGGCGGGCGATGTGACCGATAAACAGCCGACCATCACAGTGCGCACGTCGACGCCGCTTGCAGAGGCGTTCGCGCTGATGGACGACAACGATATGCGTTCCGTGACGGTGGTGGATGAAAACGAGAAGCCGCTGGGGTTTGTAAAACGTCGCGAAGCGCGCGGCGCGACAGGCGTTTGCGCCGATATCACCCACCCGTTCCGGGTGACCGGTAAAGCGGAGGATAACCTGCGCGTGGTGTTATCGCGTCTGTACGAGCACAACACGGTCTGGATGCCGATCGTGGATGAAGACGGCCGTTACAGCGGCGAGATTTCGCAGGATTATATCGCCGATTATCTCAGTTCCGGTCGCACGCGGCGGGCGCTCAATATTCACGAGGGGTGA
- the mdtJ gene encoding multidrug/spermidine efflux SMR transporter subunit MdtJ, whose translation MIYWILLALAIVAEITGTLALKWASVGGGHAGFILMLVMISLSYILLSFSVKRIALGVAYALWEGVGIVLITLFSVLLFNETVTVQKALGLLVLIAGILLIKTGTRTVSRNAEVRHVAG comes from the coding sequence ATGATTTACTGGATTTTATTAGCATTAGCTATTGTGGCGGAAATTACCGGGACGCTGGCATTAAAATGGGCAAGCGTTGGCGGCGGCCACGCCGGATTTATTTTAATGCTGGTGATGATTTCCCTTTCTTATATTTTGCTGTCTTTTTCTGTTAAGCGTATTGCGCTGGGTGTGGCTTACGCCCTGTGGGAAGGTGTCGGGATTGTTTTAATTACGCTCTTTAGCGTATTGCTGTTTAACGAAACCGTGACGGTGCAAAAAGCGCTGGGTCTGTTGGTATTAATTGCCGGGATTTTGCTGATCAAAACCGGCACCCGTACCGTGAGCCGCAACGCGGAGGTGCGTCATGTCGCAGGTTGA
- a CDS encoding carboxypeptidase M32: MENKNYQQLSRTFLRLSRFSHLSAIASWDMFAMMPPGGSRARGEALAELSVLQHQILTDKKMAEWLRGAEQEDLNDLEQANLREMQRHYQQAALLPEALVEAKSLAGSRCEHAWRSQRPANDWDGFSENLKEVVKLSREEAAIRAEAKGCSRYDALLDIFEPDMTSARLDALFGDLRSWLPDLLARAVEKQERTALITPQGPFPVAQQRELGLEAMRLLGFDFDGGRLDVSAHPFCGGVPEDVRITTRYDENELFSALFGVIHETGHARYEQNLPREWPGQPVALARSTAIHESQSLFFEMQLGRSRPFLKLLLPQVVSRFGQQPAFEEENYLAWNQRVKPGFIRVDADEVSYPAHVVLRYEIERALIDGDIEVDDIPALWDEKMQQWLGISTTGNYRDGCMQDIHWTDGGFGYFPSYTLGAMYAAQLFQAARQALPNLDASIAAGDLGALFDWLRQSVWQHGSRFTTSQLMINATGDDLNPRYFREHLTARYL, encoded by the coding sequence ATGGAAAACAAAAACTATCAACAGCTTAGCCGCACGTTCCTGCGGCTTTCCCGCTTCTCTCATCTCTCGGCTATCGCCAGCTGGGACATGTTCGCCATGATGCCGCCGGGCGGCAGCCGTGCGCGCGGCGAAGCCCTGGCGGAGCTGAGCGTGCTGCAGCATCAGATCCTGACCGATAAAAAAATGGCCGAATGGCTGCGCGGCGCGGAACAGGAAGACTTAAACGATCTCGAACAGGCGAACCTGCGCGAAATGCAGCGCCATTACCAGCAGGCGGCGCTGTTGCCGGAAGCGCTGGTCGAGGCCAAATCGCTCGCGGGCAGCCGCTGCGAACACGCCTGGCGCAGCCAGCGTCCGGCCAACGACTGGGACGGCTTCTCGGAAAATCTCAAAGAGGTGGTGAAGCTGAGCCGTGAAGAGGCCGCCATTCGCGCCGAAGCTAAAGGCTGTTCGCGCTATGACGCGCTGCTCGATATTTTCGAGCCGGACATGACCAGCGCGCGCCTCGATGCGCTATTTGGCGATCTGCGATCCTGGCTGCCGGATCTCCTCGCCCGCGCGGTGGAGAAACAGGAGCGCACCGCGCTGATCACACCGCAGGGGCCGTTCCCGGTGGCGCAGCAGCGCGAGCTGGGCCTTGAGGCGATGCGCCTGCTCGGCTTTGATTTCGACGGCGGCAGGCTGGACGTCAGCGCGCACCCGTTCTGCGGCGGCGTGCCGGAAGATGTGCGAATTACCACCCGCTATGACGAAAACGAACTCTTCAGCGCGCTGTTTGGCGTGATCCACGAAACCGGCCACGCCCGTTACGAGCAAAACCTGCCGCGCGAATGGCCGGGCCAGCCGGTGGCGCTGGCGCGCTCCACCGCTATCCATGAGTCCCAGAGCCTGTTCTTCGAAATGCAGCTCGGGCGCAGCCGTCCGTTCCTGAAGCTGCTGCTGCCGCAGGTCGTCTCGCGTTTCGGTCAGCAACCGGCGTTTGAGGAAGAGAACTATCTGGCCTGGAACCAGCGCGTGAAGCCAGGTTTTATCCGCGTCGATGCCGATGAAGTGAGCTACCCGGCCCACGTAGTGCTGCGCTATGAGATTGAGCGGGCGCTGATCGACGGCGATATTGAAGTGGATGACATTCCGGCCCTGTGGGATGAAAAAATGCAGCAGTGGCTGGGGATCTCCACCACCGGCAACTACCGCGACGGCTGTATGCAGGATATTCACTGGACGGATGGCGGCTTTGGCTACTTCCCGTCATATACGCTTGGCGCGATGTATGCCGCCCAGCTTTTCCAGGCCGCGCGCCAGGCGCTGCCGAACCTGGACGCCTCGATTGCCGCGGGCGATCTGGGCGCGCTGTTCGACTGGCTGCGCCAGTCGGTATGGCAGCACGGCAGCCGCTTTACCACTTCGCAGCTGATGATTAACGCCACCGGCGACGATCTCAACCCGCGCTATTTCCGCGAGCACCTGACGGCGCGCTATCTTTAG
- the mlc gene encoding sugar metabolism global transcriptional regulator Mlc yields the protein MVADSQPGHIDQIKQTNAGAVYRLIDQLGPVSRIDLSRLAQLAPASITKIVREMLEAHLVQETEIQEPGSRGRPAVGLAVETDAWHYLSVRINRGEINLALRDLSSKLVVEEQLDLPLQDARPLLDRIIDHIDRFFIRHQRQLERLTAIAITLPGVIDTEHGLVRQMPFYDITDMPLGAALEAHTGVPVFVQHDISAWTMAEGLFGASRGARDVIQVVIDHNVGAGVITDGRLLHAGSSSLVEIGHTQVDPYGKRCYCGNHGCLETIASIDSVLELAQQRMNQSMGSMLHGQPLGVESLCDAALAGDLLARDIILGVGVNVGRILAIMVNLFNPQKILIGSPLNRASDILFPAIADAVRQQSLPAYSRNISVESTQFSNRGTMAGAALVKDAMYNGSLLIRLLQG from the coding sequence GTGGTTGCTGACAGTCAACCGGGCCATATCGATCAGATAAAACAGACCAATGCGGGCGCTGTCTATCGCCTGATTGATCAGCTTGGCCCGGTATCACGTATCGATCTTTCCAGACTGGCGCAACTCGCCCCCGCCAGCATTACCAAAATCGTGCGCGAAATGCTGGAAGCGCATCTGGTTCAGGAGACGGAAATCCAGGAGCCCGGCAGCCGTGGCCGTCCGGCGGTAGGGCTGGCGGTGGAAACCGATGCCTGGCACTACCTTTCAGTACGCATCAACCGCGGCGAAATCAACCTCGCGCTGCGCGATCTCAGCAGCAAACTGGTGGTGGAAGAGCAGCTCGACCTCCCGTTGCAGGACGCCCGCCCGCTGCTCGATCGTATTATCGACCATATCGATCGCTTTTTTATCCGCCATCAGCGCCAGCTGGAGCGCCTGACCGCCATCGCCATTACGCTGCCTGGCGTGATTGATACCGAACACGGGCTGGTGCGCCAGATGCCGTTTTACGATATCACGGACATGCCGCTTGGCGCGGCGCTGGAGGCGCATACCGGCGTGCCGGTGTTTGTTCAGCACGATATCAGCGCCTGGACGATGGCCGAAGGGCTGTTCGGCGCGTCACGCGGCGCGCGCGACGTGATTCAGGTGGTTATCGATCATAACGTCGGTGCGGGCGTCATCACCGATGGCCGCCTGCTGCACGCGGGCAGCAGCAGCCTGGTGGAGATTGGCCACACGCAGGTCGATCCTTACGGCAAGCGCTGCTACTGCGGCAACCACGGCTGTCTGGAAACCATCGCCAGCATCGACAGCGTGCTGGAGCTGGCCCAGCAGCGAATGAACCAGTCGATGGGCTCGATGCTGCACGGCCAGCCGCTCGGCGTGGAATCGCTGTGCGACGCGGCGCTGGCGGGCGATCTGCTGGCGCGCGATATTATTCTCGGCGTCGGCGTTAACGTCGGGCGCATTCTCGCCATTATGGTTAATCTCTTTAATCCACAAAAAATTCTGATTGGTTCGCCGCTTAACCGGGCGTCCGATATTCTCTTTCCGGCGATCGCTGACGCGGTTCGCCAGCAGTCGCTGCCCGCCTACAGCCGGAACATCAGCGTGGAAAGCACCCAGTTCTCTAACCGCGGCACGATGGCGGGCGCAGCGCTGGTGAAAGACGCGATGTATAACGGTTCGTTGTTGATTCGCCTGTTGCAGGGGTGA